In Panicum virgatum strain AP13 chromosome 5K, P.virgatum_v5, whole genome shotgun sequence, the genomic window ccggtgcatgttgtgcccaaatcctatatatgaagcaaacccttttggactttggtgtgaaactagataggatcccactcctttgtgacaatgaaagtgccgtaaaaattgccaagaatccggttcaacactctcgcacaaagcacattgatattcgtcatcacttcttgcgcgatcacgaagccaaaggagacatatctcttcaaggtgtgagatccgaggagcaattggcggatatcttcacaaaaccattagacgagagtacctttgttaggctaaggaatgagcttaatgtgttagatgcggcaaacgtcatgtaagttgccatgtcatatagaaaaatgcatacatataggatacttgtctaaccatggtaagatagtgatgagcaagggtttagctagaggtggtggtccacttgttttcctctaggcttgtagaaaggctcatcatgaagaagcttcccgtgggttcaaacttgacaagtagatcttaatttcttgttatgcatttcttgtcatatagatgtgcacttcatatttactttactttcgcatgtggttgtagcttgcattatcattgcatgcgtaagggtcacaaaggagatcacttgatgaaaatgagacttgttttgatatacaagatcttaattcatgaaaagtgaaaagagcaaagtgttaggtgcgttattacctagtgagcaatgtcatgatgagtttgaagctttctatcttcaatattcctatgacatggctcatacattttatttggcgctttgtctctcttgcggcttttccttgtgtttgaaaagaaaattatttaagcaagtgtgctatcctatttattttgaggggtaaagtcgcctatgcaagtccattaacttgagtttatttgagttttataagattattggacttagcatagaagagtgagctgagtgtggggtttttggcttcaccggttaaaccgacgttcaaaggatctatacccatcggtttaaccggcgttactaagttgtggctcagctcagtcaagtttcaggcgtttaaccgacgtatacaaaagtcagagcatcggatcaaccggtgatcataagTGCAGATCAGACcaagcaatcaaccggcgttttgatcaatcaaccgacgggTTCACATttggcatcatcggttcaaccggcgttcaaaaacagatctggtagagtctcgggtgaactacaccgacgcaatcaaccggcgttcaaaccctacgcgtcggatcgaccggtgttaaagaaaatcgcgggtcccacctgtcatatatgtgtcttgccCGCGGACGTCTGGCTCTCTCCTTTTTGTTTTCCCCGactccgcagcgccgccgcctgatcCTCTTCGCGCTGCCGCCTTcccatcgcgccgccgccgccgttccacctcgccgccgcctgcgcaccGCCTCAACCACCACATCTCGCGACCGCGCAGCAGCcccctcctctgcgccgcccgcgcaaccgctctacgccgccgcctgcgcgcatagccgccgccgccgccgcaccacaccgccgccgtgcgTCATCGCCGCTTCACGCCACCACCTCGTTCTGAGCCTCCTCTCCCACGTAGTACCACCCACGCAACCGCGCCTCCACGCCTTTCACGCCGCAGTAGCACCCGATCAGCGCTCACCAGGTGCTCGACAAATTGCTTGATTCgtgatgggtcgcgagaagagataGGGAAaagaagttgtggtcgagaagcccgctcgcaagcggactcgtgcagagaaggaggccgagagggccgagatggtggccaaggccgccgaggagcaggcatcaggccgtgctcgtccgttccagatcagggaggaccccagaggcagaggcagaggcagaggcaggggtatgggcagagtgagaggtgccagggccaccagaaccgcgacggcagcagcagcagagtcagatcagtcagatacagctgcagattcagattcagaggcagagcagtctgagcagtctcaggggcagagcacacaggagtcaccgactctacgacggtctggccgcactcggcagacatccccagcagcagagacttcaccagcgaccgagcgtcgcactggaccgaggacgcgaggaggtcaccagccacaggagcctcgcaggtccgcagcagcagcagcagcagctcgtagagccaaggccctagaggccgagcgcgcagtgttccgtatggacactgttgtgcgtctggagccaggtgtgctgctccagaacttgaccaaggccaatgcggcgaaggtcaagaggctcaggtggagtgttcaggaggaggactggttccccgtgacccgtgacagccgagtcgaccgtaggttctggacacttcttcaggccagtttctacgagacctaccagaggcggggtcacaggatcttcccgcacagagtgcttgactgggtgtctctgaggacagccgcagggggagcagatgtcagagagcacttcgctcacttcaggggcctgcccaggttactccagattgagcagaacagatatattgaggactggatcagagtcttctatgccacggcctggattgctcccgagcgtcgagcagtacactttgtttatggaggccaggtctttggtttgtcgagagcgacgatagcagggatacttggagttgacttagttgacgtctccctgcacgagatggtttacggagatgcagatccaccgcgcagagcgatgattggcgggattgcaccttctcatgaggcgatctctcagtgtttccgccagccgttccctgcctcctacgccagagttcccagcctgctgaccccagaggcatacgcagtacacatggcactccggaggactttgctaccgaggagtggctacccagaggggtttacagggctgcagcagctcctgcttctacacatcctcactcacgagccgtttgacatagttgactttattctggctgagatagaggatgtgatcacagacgggatgggtgtggtgcgacagtttccctttgcacactggatcagctatatatgttctatgattgtgccagcagagtcacccatcagcgctccctaccgtcacgacgaggctccccggttcccagtttaccgaccgacagctccacaggaccggaggaggggcagacaggcagagagagctgccatggcacagttgtcaccagaggcacaggcccgtgtggcacaggaggacgaggcactgcttgccgccgaggcacagcttcccggaggagaggatgagatacactggtctgagcatgagtcagactcctccgaggacgtagagtacttccctgcagcagccccagctagtcacgaccacgaggcaggggggtctagagagccagctccagagtcaccagcacctgctacagtctctgagtcccaggtgtctcagccatccgagctcaccgcacttctacagcagctcgtgactcagcagagagaggacaggcttgcacaggaggaggccaggagagcccatgaggctcagcttgctgctatacagagagaggccgcccgagagcgggctgcgaccgaggagcgttttgtcgggcttatcgacagagtttcacagaggacagacactcagtttcagcagatgcagcaggggatgatggcgatgttcggaatgatctcacagctttactctcacaccggactcgccccgcagcagccaggacagccaggccttcagggtgttggagcacctcagcttgccattacaccagctccagcccctactgcagctccagctacctcagcgacaccggagaccacgttctcgatgtccgtattacttgggtctgccggtcgtccactgttctctccactgccagcgacttcactcttccaggagtctccttcagcagtccaatcagtcgccctccccgtcgtaccacagacactaccttcagggggaggaggagagggttcctTGCTTCAGCAGCCgtcacagccggcagcttcagcactcactacttcagatgttgacacatcttctgctgagccggttactacttctacggaccctcttccaggcagtgccagcacgcgagcctctaccacagctacacccccagtcacttcagatccagcaggcagttctgaccagcagctcccgtctgtcaccgagggtacaccgtctgacgacgacgacgatgatgacccggaccgcttccttgcaGTACCACGACAGCCggaccagtagctcgcctttttggtgctttgacgccaaagggggagagagtcagggggagtcagagttagggggagggtagagctagagagagctcgtagttatcaggactttgattctttgtatcacatttggtgttaattcatggatatgtacatttgtcgcttgagtatgccgttctttgagacatatctatggatttcgtttgagcagttgagctctttggtccttcttttcgagttcgcttgtgtttatcttgctttatctttctcgctctctcgttatttatggttgtgttgtcatcaatcaccaaaaagggggagattgtaagcatctaggccctcaaggtatgtttcggtgattaatgacaaccattattgtgactaatgagtttgtgcagcttaatagatcattatcgctcatttggtcatatgtcaaaagaggcccctcatttcattattcaaaaaggcgatctcggtactcaattcaattatatgtcaaggctaaggatctttctagtcctaagtgtcacaaggttgagaaggacacttaggttagtataggtattatagttttgtagtgatcgcactattaagaggggttaaggctaagtaacttgagcatggacatggtcatttgaaaatggatgcacactatggtcactcagctttctagaagttcaaataagtggttctcaaactatatctcaagaatatttggatttcattcaagactcaaatcagaaaagacaaaatcagaaaaaagtctatacaccgatttaaccgacgctctcatttttctatacgtcggttaaacgaagtcacaagagtctggacaaattcaatacaccggttaaaccgacgtgtttaaatttaacgtcggtgcattagtccagagttggtttttctagggtatttcaagttctatacaccgatTAAACCGATGATGTTTGAATcaggacgtcggtgcaattgaccagtgagatggttttctcaaaggaattcagaagttgtactcaccggttaaaccgacgataggtttgagttaacgtcggtgcagttgtccagagacttggtttttcagttgattagtggacaactacactcaccggttaaaccgatgatacgtcggttaatctgcccaagttgtaacggctagttttcagaagaggcagtttacattcaccggttaaaccgacgatgactattggagggacgtcggattaaccggcgctacgcagttttctggcagtttttctccaacggctctatttgtgtgagctgcctatatatacccttCCAAtaggtcatttcgcccactcttgacaccaggcaacatccatacactcatactatagtcaagagccacattgagcttcatcattcacatacttgtgttttcaatcaatcaagaagcaagattaaggacttgagtagagagaagctagtgtgcatccgttcttggtgatcggttcttgctcaagtgaaggccttagcttgttactcttggtgattggcatcacctaggcgatcttggtgatcggggtgtttctcgcggagcttgccaaggattgtgggagcccggagaagaagattgtacgtggcttgagctccaccacgccgggatggtgaacggagactcttagtgagcgcccaagtctcggtgacatgggaggtgacaagactcttagtgagtgtcacaacgtggactaggggtgtgtgccaacacatcgacaccacgggaaaaaatccggtcgtctcttgtccactctctttattcaagcattttctttcatgcaatttactcatgtgcttgacttagagatcataacttagctctaccttgctaggctttactttgtttttatctctcttagcttgtgtaggtaacTTAGtcatccggttggtgaattggtgccctactagtattgcataggttaaggttgctttattttgttttagaaattgaaaaaggcccaattcacccctcctcttggtccatcgatccttacacccaTGCTATAGAAAGTCTTCTATCTTTTTACAAAGcttgtaaaattttaaatttagataaaattatacaagagctcttggagatgctttaGAGCTCTTGTATCTTAGTCAGATTGGCTAAAAAAAGAATAGAAGATAAAAAAATCTCATCCAAGGGATAAGCTATCTACCTACCTGGTCTTCTATCCTCGTCTTGTATCCAAGGGGTGCTGCTAGGCAAAAATGCCCAACCCATCGGCTCTTGTATTCCACCCACATGGCCCCACCCCGCCTCCCGCCCCATGCTCGTGACAGCGTCGCGCCGAAGACACTCGACGCCGGCCAGCCGCTCCCCGTGCTGCTCCAGTGCGTGTGCCCGACCGCGCGTCGTGAAGGCCGCCGCCAGGGCGCAGTTCCTGGTCAGCTACCTCTCCACGAGAGGCCTTTCTCGGTTCCTGGTCATGCGCAAGGTCAACCACCTCAACCTGATCTGTCTGGTCGGCCTTTGCCACCACCACGGCCGTGCGTGCACATGGgcgtgagcagcagcagcgtgcTCCTCGCTGACGACGGGATGCGTGCCAAGCTTCGGCGCCGCGTGGGCCATcaagggcgccggcgccggatctGAGGAGGTCGGGGAAGGCGAGGAtgcgggcggccgcggcgagcagcgcggcgaggCAACGGCATGCCCAGGCGAGGGCGAGGTCGAGGAAGGCCGTGGCGCCGCCAGTGATTGGAGCTCGTCGCGACGGAgcgagaggagaggaggtgggGGAAGAAGATAAGAAGATGAGTATGATATGTGGGGTCCACTGGCAAAATAACATATGGAGAGTATAGATTTAAAGAGACTGTTGGTTTACCCATGCTATAGAAGGTCTTCTATCTTTTTACAAAGcttgtaaaattttaaatttagataaaattatacaagagctcttggagatgctttagagctcttgtatcttagacaaattggcaaaaaaaataatagaaGATAAAAAAATCCCATCCAAGGGATAAGCTATCTACATATCTGGTCTTCTATCCTCGTCTTGTATCCAAGGGGTGATGCTAGGCAAAAATGCCCAACCCATCGGCTCTTGTATCCCGCCCACATGGCCCCACCCCCCCTCCCGCCCCACGCCCGTGACAACGCCGCGCCGGAGACACTCGACGCCGGCCAGCCGCTCCCCGTGCTGCTCCAGTGTGTGTGCCCGACCGCGCATCGTGAAGGCCGCCGCCAGGGCGCAGTTCCTGGTCAGCTACCTCTCCACGAGAGGCCTTTCTAGGTTCCTGGTCATGCGCAAGGTCAACCACCTCAACCTGATCCGTCTGGTCAGCCTTTGCCACCACCGCAGCCGTGCGTGTACATGGACGTGAGCAACAGCAGTGTGCTTCTCGCCGACGACGGGATGCGCGCCAAGCTTCGGCGCCGCGCGGGCCATcaagggcgccggcgccggagctgaAGAGGTCGGGGAGGGCGAGGAtgcgggcggccgcggcgaacaGCGCGGCGAGGCAAAGGCATGCCCAGGCGAGGGCGAGGTCGAGGAAGGTCGTGGCGCCGCCAGTGATTGGAGCTCGTCGCGACGGAgcgagaggagaggaggtgggGGAAGAAGATAAGAAGATGAGTATGATATGTGGGGTCCACTGGCAAAAATAACATATGGAGAGTATAGATTTAAAGAGACTGTTGGTTTACCCATGCTATAGAAGGTCTTCTATCTTTTTACAAAGcttgtaaaattttaaatttagataAAATTATACAAGAGCTCTTAGAGATGCTCTTGTATCTTAGACAAATTGGCTAAAAAAAGAATAGAAGATAAAAAATCTCACCCAACATATAAGCTATCTACCTGGTCTTCTATCCTCGTCTTGTATCCAAGGGGTGCTGCTAGGCAAAAATGCCCAACTCATCGGCTCTTGTATCCCGCCCACATGGCCCCACCCCGCCTCCCGCCCCATGCCCGTGACAGCGCCGCACCGGAGACACTCGACGCCGGCCAGCCGCTCCCCGTGCTGCTCCAGTGCGTGTGCCCGACCGTGCGTCGTGAAGGCCGCCGCCAGGGCGCAGTTCCTGGTCAGCTACTTCTTCATGAGAGGCCTTTCTCGGTTTCTAGTCATGCGCAAGGTCAACCACCTCAACCTGATCCGTCTGGTCGGCCTTTGCCACCACCACGACCGTGCGTGCACATGGacgtgagcagcagcagcgtgcTCCTCGCCGACGACGGGATGCGCGCCAAGCTTCGGCGCCGTGCGGGCCATCAagggcgccggcgctggagctGAGGAGGTCGGGGGAGGGCGAGGATGTGGGCGGccacggcgagcagcgcggcgaggCAAAGCCATGCCCAGGCGAGGGTGAGGTCGAGGAAGGCCGTGGCGCCGCCAGTGATTGGAGCTCGTCGCGACGGAGCGAGAGGAGAGGATGTGGGGGAAGAAGATAAGAAGATGagtatgacatgtggggtccacTGGCAAAATAATATATGGAGAGTATAGATTTAAAGATATTGTTGGTTTACCTATGCTACAGAAGGTCTTCTATTTTTTACAaagtttataaaattttaattttagataaaattataCACGAGTTTTTGGAGATGCTGAACTTGGTAATTTTTTTCCTCCTCGCCGCATGCACTCTGCGACGCCGACTCCCCCGGCGCGGTCGCATCTATGTATCACCGATACGCGATACGGGTACGGCGATATGTGAGTTTAAAAAACGACATAGTGTTAGTATAGAGAGAATATCGGAGTATCGTAGTATCGAAGTATCGGATACCCAAGTATTGGATACGGGTACGGCTGGTTTAGAGTATCGGTGATTCAGGTCGCATCTCGCGAGTCGCGACACCGACTCCTCGTCACGGCACTGcccccgccacgccgccggtgcCTCCGACGCCGCCTCTCCGTCGCCGCACCGCCACCCCGTCCGGGCCTCCGACGCCACCGAACCGCATGACGCCGCCTCTCCGTTGCGGCGCCGCCCCCCCCTGGCCTCCGACGCCGTCGCACCCCACGACGCCGCCTCTCCGTTgcggcgccgccaccccgcccgGGCCTCCGATGCCACCGCACCTCCGACATACTTTCTCATATTAGGCGGCGCGTGACTGGAGCGACGGCCGGGACCGAAGCGACCCCATCGAGCTTCTACAGCGAGGGCCGGGACGACGGCGGCAACCCCGGGAGCGTTGCGACCATGGCGATCTACGACTTCCAAGGCGTTTGATGCGACCACGGCTATCTACAACAAGGTGTTTTCCTCCTCTATTTTGGCTCGGATTCGTGAAATTGTTTGAGGGGTTCCGTAGCTAGAATTCTTGAGAGCAAATTAGATTCAATCCTCTCTCAAATCTCTCGCGAATCGGCTCGGATTTTTAGTTTTCCGAAACTCGTGATCTTGAGAGGGACGTCCGATTTTTCTCTAAATTCGCAGCGAATATTCAATCTTTTTGCAATCCTCTTATTGCATATATCAGGTCTTTTTTTGTGCATCTATGACCGAAATTTCGCTTGGATTTATTGAGATTCGAGTGATTAATTTGAGTTTGAAGTTTTGGTTTTGGCTCTTGCTTTCcccctcttttcttttgttcttATGGCTGCAGGGATCGACAGGTATTGTGAGCAAGCGCAGGAGCACATGGGGGCGCATGCGACAGCCCCTCGGCGCGCGACGCTCAGTGCGGCGGCGGTCAGCAGCAGCGAGCGCTGCAGTAACCAGAGCACGAGctgcgcacgcggcggcggccagcagcagGCCAGCGCTGCTGGCTTCGGCCCAGTTCGTGGGGGATAATGCAGGCTAACGCCGAGTTGCCACCGCTCCCAAGCGCACCATGCCATCAATGTCCCCGAGGGGAGGTGGCCGGCGTGGCCTGCGGCGGGGGAGCTGCTGCGGAgagaggtggcggcggctcgtTGAGGTGCTAGCAGAGCTAAAGCGGCCACAGGCACGGGCGCGTgctgctgagctgcagcgccgACTCGAGCATACCTACAGCAAGCACCACCGCCATGTCGAGGTGGCGCGCGGCCGAGTCCACGAGATCGGCGAGCGCCTACAGGAGGGCGAAGCTGCagcagccgctgccgccaccgctccCTACGAGCTCGACCATGATCGCTCTGCAGCCACTTCGGCCTGTCTTCCTAGGTGTGTctcttcatttttcttttccttctgatTTGGCAATGAACAATGAAAAACTGATATCTTAAATTTAAGTATGGTGTACTAAATCATTTGTCCATGAGGTGGTAAAAGCTCGGACAAGGTGTGCTGAAGCAACTGCAGCAAGGGTAAGCTCGGACATGGTGTTGAATTTGCTATCAAAGATGGTTTGTTTCTTAAAACTTGGACCCTGCACAATGTGGGGTTCAGCTCTGAATTGTTAGTTCTGAGCATATCTGTCAGGTTGCATTGGTCAGAATATCTGCTGAACATGCATTTGGGTCTGCTGAAATAAAACAAGATCTATGAAGTGGAACGTGTTTCCTTCGAGAACGTTTGCTTAAAATCTCTTGATCTTGCGTGTTTAGCTTGGTTGCTATTCTTGATCAGAACGTGTTTACATTTGTACCTTTTGTGCAGAACAAAGAATCATGGGATTTAAAGAGCAATGCTGAGAAGATTGAAGCAGCTGCcaagaagaaagatgaaggcAATGCTACGTTTAAGATGGGCAAGTACGCCAAGGCTTCCAAGAGACATGAGAAGGTAATTGACAACATGCTACGTTCAATGAATTGCCTTCGTAGCCTACAGAACTGACATCTACAGGAATCATTGATGTTTGGAGGTCATGTTAGCCTGCATTTGCATAGATGAGTTATTTGTTCACTTACGCCAAACCTACATGTTTACCTAATTTAACATTTTGTGGAAGGATCACTATGCCAACAAGAGACATATTTAATTGCAATCTCTTCAATTTACTGATTTATTTTCGGTACAATATCCTTTTAATGAGTTTTTTGTCCTGGTTAGGTATACTACCTGATTATATTGCTTTTGTTACCATGCTAAGCAAGTTCATTCTGAGCTGACATCACTGTATAAACAGGTATGTGGGTAGGCTATCTGTTACTACTTTCATTGTTGATTAGTTGAATTGATGTATGTTTCAGAGCTTTGGGAATTGATTTAGCATGGATTGATTGTGGGAAAGTGTAATGTTATTTTTAGCTCAATTTCTCCATGATACTTTGTAAACATTTTGACACTACAGAATGAGTTCCTGGAGATTCTGTTGGTTTCAAGGATCTATTATGGTACTGCTAACCAGTGATGCATCCAGTTAATCATAAACTTTTTTTGCCGAATATGTTGTTTATGTCCAAAATATCGTATCTGAATACCTGCACTGCTCTAAATTTGTTGGAGAAATTTACATAGGTTTAGTATCATGGATACTAACCTTCTTTCCTTTCTGAATATAGTAGGGCGAGAGTAGGCATCAGTATTAAACATCTATACTAAACATCGAACTGTCCATGCCATGCTGATATTGATGAGAGGACAGACATCTGATGTCTAGG contains:
- the LOC120707276 gene encoding uncharacterized protein LOC120707276 isoform X1 — encoded protein: MSRWRAAESTRSASAYRRAKLQQPLPPPLPTSSTMIALQPLRPVFLVWCTKSFVHEVVKARTRCAEATAARNKESWDLKSNAEKIEAAAKKKDEGNATFKMGKYAKASKRHEKVYYLIILLLLPC
- the LOC120707276 gene encoding uncharacterized protein LOC120707276 isoform X2, with the protein product MSRWRAAESTRSASAYRRAKLQQPLPPPLPTSSTMIALQPLRPVFLVWCTKSFVHEVVKARTRCAEATAARNKESWDLKSNAEKIEAAAKKKDEGNATFKMGKYAKASKRHEK